A stretch of DNA from Odontesthes bonariensis isolate fOdoBon6 chromosome 5, fOdoBon6.hap1, whole genome shotgun sequence:
CGCGTGTGTCGTGTGAAAGGCTCTTACATGTGCAAACTCACATTATTGTCTCTACTGTTGGAGAGGAAAAGACACTACTGCAGTGGACTGCTCTTGCGGCAGAGCTGATTTGCTGATGTCAGCGCCTGCCGGTTGCGTTTCCGTTTACCAGTCAATAGTGTGTAGAAGAACGGATTCACGCAAGAGTTTCCATAAGTTAGCCCTGTGAGGATACGATTCACTGTCACCTGTGTGCCCACCGGTACTGTCTGCAGCATGTCGGGTTGGTAGAGGGGTAGCAGCTGCCAGATCCAGAAAGGGAGGAAGCAAGCCCAAAAGGCCAGGACAATACCCAGGATGAGGAGCAGGACCTTGGGCCTGGGTGCACGAGGAGAACAAGCAGAGTTGTTCCCAGTGGCCCAGGCAGGCCGGGTCTGTGACACCCAGTAAAGCCGTCCGAGAGTGGCGTAAAGTGCCCCAATGGCCAGCCCGGGGCCGAGAATGCTGGTGCAGAACAGTACACTAAGATAGGCCTTGGAGCTTTGCTCATCCCATGCCGGGACACACAGCTGGCCCTCATGATTCTCCCCATCCTCGAGGTGCAGGGTAATCATCATAGGCAGGCTGAGAGCCACCGCCAGCCCCCATGCCAGGCCCACCCGCAACAGGCTGGAGGAGTTGGAGGAGGAGGTCTGCAGGGGGTGGGCTACAGCACGGTAACGGTCTAGACTCATGGCGGTGAGAGTGAAGATGGAGGCATGCATGGTGAGGAGGTCCAGGCTCAGAAGGAGTCGGCAACCGAGCTCCCCAAAAGCCCATCCGGATGCCAGGCTGTCGTACACGATGAAGGGAGCAGTGAAAAGGTAGAGCAGGTCAGCGAGAGCAAGACTCAGCA
This window harbors:
- the uts2r3 gene encoding urotensin-2 receptor — its product is MDFSGSLPPPSPYTFPIIPNFSVPSSSPSISPSPSLASTALFCSLLSLLSLLGITGNLYTLGLLLRRSRGRRRRGAGPACCLTKIPVPSCLANSTSPTSSPTSSPSSSSLHLQVLSLALADLLYLFTAPFIVYDSLASGWAFGELGCRLLLSLDLLTMHASIFTLTAMSLDRYRAVAHPLQTSSSNSSSLLRVGLAWGLAVALSLPMMITLHLEDGENHEGQLCVPAWDEQSSKAYLSVLFCTSILGPGLAIGALYATLGRLYWVSQTRPAWATGNNSACSPRAPRPKVLLLILGIVLAFWACFLPFWIWQLLPLYQPDMLQTVPVGTQVTVNRILTGLTYGNSCVNPFFYTLLTGKRKRNRQALTSANQLCRKSSPLQ